In the genome of Lactuca sativa cultivar Salinas chromosome 3, Lsat_Salinas_v11, whole genome shotgun sequence, the window tgggagtattttggaaaactaaaggactcacattaatcccagaatcatatttaGAAGATAAGAATcgaacaagaaattaaaataccataggggtattttaggatccatagataaccttgtgtggaaaactaaaaagatccttattgatatacctacaattaaagaaggtatactcccaaggttatatataataaggatcccatagactaagaatgtgtgatttcgctctacttccttttccttgtttggatgtggatatagagtagtatcacatattcgaagacCTATCGGATCTACGTTACATATAATCTGTGtgccctatgtaattgtagcgggactcgatatggatcatccagtgaaatgttaataatctcttaggattctttagacatttccattctcgcacgaacctggtagaaaaccttatccacttcagtATTCGACAGaggagttgattcagacccagaagaggttcattgagaagatttccagttcggaaataaatgaactaggtcgagactattgaaatcaccaagtgcctatactttttagggacatcggtgggaaattcgcctgaacttctgagatttccagtcatccatcatgaagcgatGACACTCAAAGTCAGGATCAGAAGTAAGACTgttagaaattcaatatgtctatatgagaagagaaccctaggtaaccaCCCGAAGAAAGCCAACGCCAGTCCCAGTCAAGGAtatgaggtagacagagggagccagtgcatggaacccgagaagtgtcttttcctcgttatagtcgcgctaatacacccataaaataatacaatttagtgagttagtgattacactactcacgctatgtgttaggaaaATCAccttttcccgtcgcaagtaatacgatcAGATCGAATCTCAAAACCTCGATTGAggatgtttagccataagtcttcatgagccttctTTTCTGTGATCTTCGTTCCGAACTCCCCTCAAATatttccaagccggagagtgaacctttccagcataaagataatttagtaggaacgactcccatcttatggctttctgatactcttactcctaccttgaatacccggactacatcatagggatgtaggtcgacactcagacaactaATATCCGAGGCACAGGAAAATTTATGCCTATTATAATAAGGATAGATACACCCatggttaaccatcgtctctcatcagatTATTTTGGAAGAAGTAATAAGGGTAAATCTGGAAAATGGCTAAGatctcagagagagagagagagagagagagagagagagagagagagagagagagagagagagagagagagagagagaggaatgatTTCATTTGTAGGCATGGGGATATTTTTGTGATACTCTTGTATCGGCTCAAGCCTTGTGGCTATGAGAGAGGGGTTTCCTCTAGGACAATCTCTTTATTGTGTTTAATTTTCAATCTATTTCATCTTGTTTCTTACAATTCTTCTTTGTATTCGTTCAATTTcattaaaccctaattcatgttcTTCATCAACCTATAACCTTATACAAGTACTatataaacatttaaaaccatagcacatttttttcaaacaacttgaTTATATTAAGAACACGTTAGTTAAACACCAACATaaatacaaaatacaaaacaccaaaaaaagtTCAACCACAAATCTAAGTCCAACTAAACATTAAATCAAGTGGATAACTTAAAATTAGAAAGTCATCCTAGTTAGTTGATTTTACTAATCCAGAATAAAAAAAATGAGTAACCAATCTATCCCACAAGTCCTTTTTTAAATGAGCTAATTGGAACTAAAAACCATAAAACATGAAACTAACTTATTCACTTAAACTCAACCAAATTTTGAAACGACAAATATACTAAACAACTTTTAAATTATTATAAATCCATGCTTCATATGTAAGAAACTTTTTAGAGAATCTGCAAGGTCGTGTGAGAGTGTAGTGAATAGCACAAAAACATGTAACATCGGTCTTTTATCGGGTCCAAAATAACTTATTCTAGATTCACTagtcatttttataaaatataaaattcttAGCTATTTTGTGTGATATTCTAAAAAAAACTAGTTGTGTTTCCCATAATTTATCATATATAAGATTTCAAGAACATAACTTTTAATTTAGAAGAGACGGCGTAAATCCCTTGTGCACATTCCAAATTTTCTGGGGCATGATCCGTTCTCATTTCTTATATAATGCCATTTTCTTAAGCCTTATGAACACATTCAAATACACAAATCACAATTCAGAAAAAGATTCAAATATGAGCAGCGATCATCAAGATACTCGTGGCTTCCAGCCACCCTCCGCCACCGTCCAACTCACCGGAAACAACCCCTCTGGCTTCAACACATTACGTCTCCCCCAGACCCCATCCCCAAAGTCACCCGCCGGAAAAACTACCAGCCCAGAATCACGCATTGCCGCCGCTCTTGGCCACGCAATCTTCACTATTCCCTCAACTTCTTTCCAAGATGCAGTggcagccaccaccaccaccaccaccacaaccgccATCGATAACCACAACCCACTTCGCCGAACCTCCTCCGACACCAGTTCTTCTTTCAATCAAGATCTTTCGACAATCACAACCACCACACCTCCTACTTTGCCGGAGCCAACAAGAAGAATCAACCCACTTCGCCGGACACTTTCCGATCCATTTTCCGAGTATCAACCACCGCAGAAGACCAGGACACAGCCGTCAAGAATCTCCCCATCCCCAAATCCAAGAACAACGCCACCGCCGGAGTCTTCCATCCGAAAACAGAGCCCTATAACTGAGGTTCGTATCTAATTAACTTCTCGAATTACAGTTTCTTGTTCGTGGGTTTCACATAAAACGATTTAAATCATTTCTTGAAACAGAGATTGAGGAAAATGGAAGATATGGTTAGGGAGATTGGACAAACTTGTTGGGATGCTATGAGTCAATCTCAAGAACATGTTGAAGATGAAATTCCCACTGATCGGGTATGAAATCTGATTCGCTATTTGATTAATCGATGTGTGAAGAACATAACATTAcgaaatttttgattgatttACTTTGTAGGCGACGGCGGAGCAAGAGGAATGTATAGGGGTGGATCGGCTGAGCGACGGTGGTTTAAGAATCCGGTTGGATTGTTCATGTGGGAAAGGGTTTGAGCTCTTGCTTAAAGACAATGACTACTGTTTTTACAGATTGACTTAGATTCATTTCATTGTTGTGATTTTGTAATTCGTTTTGTTGATGGAGTAGAGAATAATAATCCATTCATTTGGGGATGTGATTACGATAATTGTAAATGTTGGATTCTAATCTTTTCATTGATTCGATGTATGCAATCGTAAATATAGTGACGAATTGATGATGATCATGATTCTATATTTTGAGAGTTTCTTTGTTTTATTCGGTTTGATTGAAATTATGTTTCTGTCATCAACTTTCGtgtatttatatgtatgtatgcatgcatgcatgtgtatatgtatatgtatacatacacaaataaatacatatatatgcTATGCGTATATATGTTCTTATGTCTCCTAATGAGACTTGAACCCATGACCATTCAATTAAGATTGTCCCTTAGTCCCTCCTTTCTGTTAGGCTAAATACCTTTTGGTACTTGCGTATATATGTATGTTAAGGGTTTGTTTGTTTgatgttatatattaattaaaccATCCAAATTGATTGAAATTGAAGTTGAATAAATTGCAAAATGTAAACGTTTGTCGATGTGAATATAGATAATATATTTTTGtgataatgatttaaaatgataatatattttttgatttgtatacATTTGTTGATTAGTTTTTTGTCCACATTTATATTTTTtagtttgtacacatttagtctttaatgTGTTTGTACATATTTGGTCTTTATGACCGTTTTCTTCAAATTTTGTCCGCAACATCATACGTGAGACAATCAATAATTTTATGTTTTCATACATGGCTTGTTGTTCACTTATATCAGTATCCTAATTCACAAATCAGTCAAATAATGTTGATGCCTTGTGTTCTCCAAGCTATTGATGTCTTCATCTTAAATTTCATCTATGTCCATAGCAGACAACGATATTCTTTATCTTGGAAGTGCAAATTCGAGTTAGGAGGTAGCAATCACAAAGAATGCATACACTGAAATCCATAGCAGAAAGCTTTTCGGGATTTTTGATCTTCCACGGCATGGAAATGGGAATCTGTATTTGGCACAAACATGAAAGTCACTCGGAAATTTGTCTAGTTTCTGGAAGATCTTGAATCTCCTTAATCCGAGTTACGAGTCATTAGATATGGTCAAAACACTAAATAGAGGGGTCAATTTGTCTGATAACATCATTTTTGCGTCTTTTTCAGCTCCATTTCCTTCTTTTGCATCCCAACTCCCATTTTTAACTGTAATTGAATATTTTCAAGCATACTAAGTatcttaaaatataacatttttactaaaatatattaagaaaatagtataaatatatagttaaataaggTCATATCAGTAGTCGTGGTGGTGGGCGATGGATGAAACAAGAGGAAAGGGGTGGGTGGTTAAATTACTCTTAAGAATAATGTTAATATTAACATAAATTATTcttaaataaaaaagataaaagataatAAAAATGGTATAATAGTCATTGACCAAGAATGCAAGAATTTAAAATCATAAGGACCATCTTCGTCAATAAAGTTAAGGACTGAGAATGCAACTTTTTGTAAAGAAAAGAgacaatttatttaattttttctaGAAAATATAAGTATGATGTTATTATGGATAATAAATTGTAAGTATGATTTTAAATAAGGATTAATGTTACCATAGTGCGTTGAATTTTGGTTTTAATCTTATTTGATCACTAAGTTAAATCTCGTGTAATACACGATTTATGACTTAAGAATAACATAAATAATACATAATAAGTGAGTTCCTATACATGatgattaaaagaaaaaactaaataaaaatgaGTAACGTTATTCGTTGCTtactatattttcttttaatgttTGGTTTGCTTCTTTTATCTTTCAGGAAGTGTGGTTTATACATTCGATTAGTTTCGAGGAGTTATTTAGATAAGATACTTAGGAAAGTATCTATCTTTGCATTTGAGTATATAATTTATATCTTATTTTTTCTAGGATAAACTACTTCTTCCATACTTTTCCTTTTATACAAATACGATTCTTTTCCTTATTTTTTCATACTTTAATTACTTCCTATGAATTTTCCTCTAGGCAGTGTAATTAGTTAAATAAGGTTGCCGAGAAATGTTACAATGAGTCCCCATAATCGAGATATATGACTTGATATTTCCCTGCTGTGAGGCTTCATCGGACATCGTGAAAAAGACTATAAAGTTATGTCTGTcggggttgtagctagcaaccgcaggATGAAGtgtcaatctcatatagatctacacatacATTTAATGTTGACttaagattaacgattataggttCGAAGTAGCCAAAAACTAATCAAGTATGGATGAATAATATATCTCATTTAACCCATGCTTTGTTAAACCTtcaaaatatgattatttattcgTGTTATTCTTCCCTTTAGTTTTTTCTTAATATAGTCTCCTTACATAAGTATATATATCTTTGATTTGATATTTTTGATAGGGTATTAGAGTATGGCACTGTTAGGTACATTGTTTATCCGTAAGTTTTCTTTTATATAATCTTATTCCAAAATTATTCTGatattgtaacacccgtagattcgGGTTAGTCAagagataataagcgtta includes:
- the LOC111880274 gene encoding A-agglutinin anchorage subunit, which encodes MIRSHFLYNAIFLSLMNTFKYTNHNSEKDSNMSSDHQDTRGFQPPSATVQLTGNNPSGFNTLRLPQTPSPKSPAGKTTSPESRIAAALGHAIFTIPSTSFQDAVAATTTTTTTTAIDNHNPLRRTSSDTSSSFNQDLSTITTTTPPTLPEPTRRINPLRRTLSDPFSEYQPPQKTRTQPSRISPSPNPRTTPPPESSIRKQSPITERLRKMEDMVREIGQTCWDAMSQSQEHVEDEIPTDRATAEQEECIGVDRLSDGGLRIRLDCSCGKGFELLLKDNDYCFYRLT